A window from Seriola aureovittata isolate HTS-2021-v1 ecotype China chromosome 14, ASM2101889v1, whole genome shotgun sequence encodes these proteins:
- the pibf1 gene encoding progesterone-induced-blocking factor 1 isoform X2: MPPKKQQLKPTAANVSSSLDLESEDISLETTVPTTEDVSSSDEQRGGSQKVTRQLIERKELLHNVQLLKIELSQKNLIIDNMKADHMSKIEELEERLNDAIHQKQVFALRLDSQLKLAQEENRKQQVLRKQEMEAIQLRQQQLEETNRQLCEKAGELRRSLRDLDISQDRYQELRDLPEDKISIQEYVAMRFYEVVTPLRTQLAELTVKRGNMTEELDVHRSQMKALMESYDTERRLRSELELRSQRLTLELADTKQQIQEGDYRLDNYPNIKRDRDNFEAELKELKRRFETLDLSHTALSRERDTLSKEVATLQQSETLLQKDKEYLHRQNMELSVRCAHEEDRLERLQVQLEDTKKAREDAYEKYVASRDYYKSEYETKLREELENIRLKTSQEIDNLQRTSREMYERENRNLREARDNAVLEKDRAVASERDTQSRYDQLLEQFRQLQLGTDSRVAELSNQAKLHSFEAERAQMVKEETAKALAQCQVECEKQQKKLELLTQEFYRLQTSSEKRVTELQAQNAEQASRLETYEKLEQELDQVTMQVAEIENEEEAERVLFSYGYGANVPTTAKRRLKQSVHLARRVLQLERQNTSLRRELERHKSQTGQISEELLAANQLLQQTQQPYSYLIETVRQRDAQISMLKERITLLEDDVSFLRKERTALQRVKNNMAADLERLLNHRECFLQDCVCSYECARGSAPPPKPAVCCTKYVPCHRQLFLSLAAWDATRVRVCSGVHFCVCVCARACV, encoded by the exons atgcctcccaagaagcagcagctgaagccGACAGCAGCCAACGTCTCAAGCTCCCTGGATCTCGAGTCTGAGGACATCAGCCTGGAGACAACGGTGCCCACCACCGAGGATGTCTCCTCGTCGGACGAGCAGCGGGGCGGCTCCCAGAAGGTGACCCGTCAGCTGATCGAGAGGAAAGAGCTCCTTCACAACGTCCAGCTGCTGAAAATCGAGCTTTCTCAGAAGAATCTCATCATAGACAACATGAAGGCCGACCATATGTCTAAG ATTGAGGAGTTGGAGGAGAGACTGAATGATGCTATACATCAGAAACAAGTGTTCGCTCTGAGACTGGACAGCCAGCTGAAACTTGCTCAGGAGGAGAACAG GAAGCAGCAGGTTCTGCGTAAGCAGGAGATGGAGGCCATCCagctcaggcagcagcagctagaGGAGACCAACCGACAGCTGTGTGAAAAGGCTGGAGAGCTGCGGAGGTCTCTCAGGGATCTGGACATCTCCCAGGACAGGTACCAGGAGCTGCGTGACCTCCCTGAGGACAAAATCTCTATACAGGAATATGTAGCT atgcGTTTCTATGAGGTGGTGACTCCTCTGCGGACTCAGCTGGCTGAGCTCACTGTTAAGAGAGGCAATATGACTGAAGAGCTGGATGTACACAGAAGCCAGATGAAGGCTTTGATGGAG AGCTATGACACAGAACGGCGGCTACGTTCAGAGCTGGAGTTGAGGAGCCAGAGACTGACCCTAGAGCTGGCCGACACCAAACAACAAATCCAAGAGGGGGACTACCGGCTAGACAACTACCCAAACATTAaacg GGACCGTGACAACTTTGAAGCAGAACTGAAGGAGTTAAAGAGGAGATTTGAGACTCTAGACTTGAGTCACACTGCACTCTCCAGGGAAAGGGACACACTCAGCAAAGAG GTGGCAACATTGCAGCAGTCAGAGACTCTCCTACAGAAAGACAAGGAGTACCTCCACAGGCAGAACATGGAGCTCAGTGTCCGGTGTGCACATGAAGAAGACCGCCTGGAGAGGCTGCAG GTACAATTAGAAGACACTAAGAAAGCCAGGGAGGACGCCTATGAAAAATATGTAGCATCCAG AGACTACTACAAGTCAGAGTACGAGACCAAGTTAAGAGAGGAGTTGGAGAACATCAGGCTGAAAACCAGCCAGGAGATAGACAACCTGCAGAGAACCTCCAGGGAGATGTATGAGAGGGAGAACAG GAACTTGCGTGAGGCCAGAGACAATGCAGTTCTGGAGAAAGACAGAGCGGTGGCATCTGAGAGAGACACTCAGTCCAGATATGATCAGCTGCTGGAACA GTTTCGTCAGCTCCAGCTGGGTACTGACAGCCGGGTAGCCGAACTGTCCAACCAGGCCAAGCTGCACTCTTTCGAAGCTGAGCGCGCTCAGATGGTCAAGGAAGAGACGGCCAAGGCCCTCGCCCAGTGCCAGGTGGAGTGTgagaaacagcagaagaaaCTGGAG CTCCTCACTCAGGAGTTTTACAGGCTGCAGACGTCATCAGAGAAGCGGGTGACGGAGCTGCAGGCTCAGAATGCCGAGCAGGCTTCTCGGCTGGAGACGTACGAAAAGCTGGAGCAAGAGTTGGACCAAGTCACCATGCAGGTGGCTGAAA TTGAGaatgaagaggaggcagagagagtttTGTTCTCATACGGCTATGGAGCTAATGTTCCCACAACGGCCAAAAGACGACTAAAGCAGAG CGTTCACCTGGCCCGCAGGGTGCTGCAGCTCGAGAGGCAAAACACGTCActgaggagagagctggagagacaCAAGTCACAGACCGGACAGATATCTGAAGAG TTGTTGGCAGCCAACCAGCTGTTACAGCAGACGCAGCAGCCCTATAGCTACCTGATTGAGACGGTGAGACAAAGGGACGCACAGATCAGCATGCTGAAGGAACGTATCACCTTGCTGGAGGATGATGTCAG TTTTCTGAGGAAAGAACGGACTGCTCTGCAACGGGTGAAAAACAACATGGCCGCCGATCTGGAGAGACTCCTTAACCATCGAGAG TGTTTCCTTCAAGATTGCGTGTGCTCGTATGAGTGTGCGCGTGggagtgccccccccccaaagccAGCCGTTTGCTGTACGAAGTATGTGCCCTGTCATAGACAGCTGTTCCTCAGCTTGGCTGCTTGGGATGCCACTagggtgcgtgtgtgttcgggtgtgcatttttgtgtatgtgtgtgtgctcgtgcgtgtgtgtga
- the pibf1 gene encoding progesterone-induced-blocking factor 1 isoform X1, translating to MPPKKQQLKPTAANVSSSLDLESEDISLETTVPTTEDVSSSDEQRGGSQKVTRQLIERKELLHNVQLLKIELSQKNLIIDNMKADHMSKIEELEERLNDAIHQKQVFALRLDSQLKLAQEENRKQQVLRKQEMEAIQLRQQQLEETNRQLCEKAGELRRSLRDLDISQDRYQELRDLPEDKISIQEYVAMRFYEVVTPLRTQLAELTVKRGNMTEELDVHRSQMKALMESYDTERRLRSELELRSQRLTLELADTKQQIQEGDYRLDNYPNIKRDRDNFEAELKELKRRFETLDLSHTALSRERDTLSKEVATLQQSETLLQKDKEYLHRQNMELSVRCAHEEDRLERLQVQLEDTKKAREDAYEKYVASRDYYKSEYETKLREELENIRLKTSQEIDNLQRTSREMYERENRNLREARDNAVLEKDRAVASERDTQSRYDQLLEQFRQLQLGTDSRVAELSNQAKLHSFEAERAQMVKEETAKALAQCQVECEKQQKKLELLTQEFYRLQTSSEKRVTELQAQNAEQASRLETYEKLEQELDQVTMQVAEIENEEEAERVLFSYGYGANVPTTAKRRLKQSVHLARRVLQLERQNTSLRRELERHKSQTGQISEELLAANQLLQQTQQPYSYLIETVRQRDAQISMLKERITLLEDDVSFLRKERTALQRVKNNMAADLERLLNHREELAVMKQVLISMRPRQGDALDLLETDKTGIRTSGVGKQQSKRTNRTTEEESPNKPKPTVFTKKEVPDWYQKLKQKPK from the exons atgcctcccaagaagcagcagctgaagccGACAGCAGCCAACGTCTCAAGCTCCCTGGATCTCGAGTCTGAGGACATCAGCCTGGAGACAACGGTGCCCACCACCGAGGATGTCTCCTCGTCGGACGAGCAGCGGGGCGGCTCCCAGAAGGTGACCCGTCAGCTGATCGAGAGGAAAGAGCTCCTTCACAACGTCCAGCTGCTGAAAATCGAGCTTTCTCAGAAGAATCTCATCATAGACAACATGAAGGCCGACCATATGTCTAAG ATTGAGGAGTTGGAGGAGAGACTGAATGATGCTATACATCAGAAACAAGTGTTCGCTCTGAGACTGGACAGCCAGCTGAAACTTGCTCAGGAGGAGAACAG GAAGCAGCAGGTTCTGCGTAAGCAGGAGATGGAGGCCATCCagctcaggcagcagcagctagaGGAGACCAACCGACAGCTGTGTGAAAAGGCTGGAGAGCTGCGGAGGTCTCTCAGGGATCTGGACATCTCCCAGGACAGGTACCAGGAGCTGCGTGACCTCCCTGAGGACAAAATCTCTATACAGGAATATGTAGCT atgcGTTTCTATGAGGTGGTGACTCCTCTGCGGACTCAGCTGGCTGAGCTCACTGTTAAGAGAGGCAATATGACTGAAGAGCTGGATGTACACAGAAGCCAGATGAAGGCTTTGATGGAG AGCTATGACACAGAACGGCGGCTACGTTCAGAGCTGGAGTTGAGGAGCCAGAGACTGACCCTAGAGCTGGCCGACACCAAACAACAAATCCAAGAGGGGGACTACCGGCTAGACAACTACCCAAACATTAaacg GGACCGTGACAACTTTGAAGCAGAACTGAAGGAGTTAAAGAGGAGATTTGAGACTCTAGACTTGAGTCACACTGCACTCTCCAGGGAAAGGGACACACTCAGCAAAGAG GTGGCAACATTGCAGCAGTCAGAGACTCTCCTACAGAAAGACAAGGAGTACCTCCACAGGCAGAACATGGAGCTCAGTGTCCGGTGTGCACATGAAGAAGACCGCCTGGAGAGGCTGCAG GTACAATTAGAAGACACTAAGAAAGCCAGGGAGGACGCCTATGAAAAATATGTAGCATCCAG AGACTACTACAAGTCAGAGTACGAGACCAAGTTAAGAGAGGAGTTGGAGAACATCAGGCTGAAAACCAGCCAGGAGATAGACAACCTGCAGAGAACCTCCAGGGAGATGTATGAGAGGGAGAACAG GAACTTGCGTGAGGCCAGAGACAATGCAGTTCTGGAGAAAGACAGAGCGGTGGCATCTGAGAGAGACACTCAGTCCAGATATGATCAGCTGCTGGAACA GTTTCGTCAGCTCCAGCTGGGTACTGACAGCCGGGTAGCCGAACTGTCCAACCAGGCCAAGCTGCACTCTTTCGAAGCTGAGCGCGCTCAGATGGTCAAGGAAGAGACGGCCAAGGCCCTCGCCCAGTGCCAGGTGGAGTGTgagaaacagcagaagaaaCTGGAG CTCCTCACTCAGGAGTTTTACAGGCTGCAGACGTCATCAGAGAAGCGGGTGACGGAGCTGCAGGCTCAGAATGCCGAGCAGGCTTCTCGGCTGGAGACGTACGAAAAGCTGGAGCAAGAGTTGGACCAAGTCACCATGCAGGTGGCTGAAA TTGAGaatgaagaggaggcagagagagtttTGTTCTCATACGGCTATGGAGCTAATGTTCCCACAACGGCCAAAAGACGACTAAAGCAGAG CGTTCACCTGGCCCGCAGGGTGCTGCAGCTCGAGAGGCAAAACACGTCActgaggagagagctggagagacaCAAGTCACAGACCGGACAGATATCTGAAGAG TTGTTGGCAGCCAACCAGCTGTTACAGCAGACGCAGCAGCCCTATAGCTACCTGATTGAGACGGTGAGACAAAGGGACGCACAGATCAGCATGCTGAAGGAACGTATCACCTTGCTGGAGGATGATGTCAG TTTTCTGAGGAAAGAACGGACTGCTCTGCAACGGGTGAAAAACAACATGGCCGCCGATCTGGAGAGACTCCTTAACCATCGAGAG GAGTTGGCGGTGATGAAGCAGGTCCTGATCAGCATGCGGCCCAGACAGGGAGACGCTCTAGACCTGTTGGAAACAGATAAAACCGGTATCAGGACCTCTGGTGTAGGAAAACAGCAGTCCAAACGCACTAACAggaccacagaagaagagtcaccaaacaaaccaaaacccACTGTATTT ACCAAGAAAGAAGTTCCTGACTGGTACCAAAAGCTGAAGCAGAAACCCAAATGA